GATCTCATTAGAAGCAACCCACGTCCTTTATTTGATCTCTCAATCGCTGGGAAGAATATATATGGTGATATGTTAAACAGATTCAAATGCACACAGCAAAAGTCAAAAGTGTagtaaacaacaaaagaatagctCACTTTATGGCCTAATTTATCTTACCTGTAATTTTTTAATCTCTTTTTTGAGATCAGCCTCATATTTCTCCTTCTGATTTGCATTGGCTGCATTGTGGAGCTGTAATGTAGGTAACAGGATGCTTTACGTTTTCTTGCACAGATTTTTAATTAGGTATGATGCAACAGAGGAGATAAAGACACCTCACCTTTGCCAATATCTTCAAAACTGTTCTACACCTTCAGCTACCTTTTTCAAACAATCTATCAATTTCACCTGAGGAGATGAAACATTACATAAATACCTGCCTTTCGTGCATCGTCCTACCAACATAATGCCAAGCGTTAAAGAGTTTGTGTGTTAGAATAGATATCAGATAGGAATTGCATGCCGATTTCAATGCCACGTACTTAGGGCAGCCTGACCATCTCTTCTTACCTTGTAATTTTCTCTTGTCAGCCATGGCTCCAACTACGACACTGTCCACATTCCGTCTGTCACAAAGGGAGctgagtaaaacaaacaaacataacgcTGATCAACAGACAGGTCAGACAGAAATCTTTGTATAGGTTCCAGCTAGTGTAACTGATGTTAGCTCCAGCTAGCTGGCCCGTTAATGTCAGCTGCACAAATGTTAACCTCACCTCACTCTTGCCTGACCGTCTTGTCATTACACACACGTAAATGCCTCTTATCGCGCTAACGTTACCCGACTTAAGCGACAGAGTTGTCAGCTAAAATTAGCTCATAGCCAAGCTAACATGGATAGCAGACAGCTGTTTAGCTCGTCCACCTCGCACGATAACCGACCCATTTCAAAAACAGTACTTCCGGAGCGTCTAGCTGAATCGAGTTCATATTCATGCATCACTATTTAGGGGTCCAGTATAGCTGATATATTGTGGGTTGTTACGTTGTGAAAGCCCCGCAAAATTATCAGAAGCCGTTCTAATCATTAGCCTTCTAGCTAATGTGGCTAGCGTTAACTATCTAGCTAATGCATAAAATGCTAGCTAGCAGCTTAGTTAGCCAAATTTAAGATATGGGGAAACAGGGTCAAACCCAAGCAAGTATATTCATACATGTTACGACATTTACCCTAGGGGTCTGGGCTTTCGTTTATCTTTTTTCAATTAAAGCCAAACTAATTCCAAAAAAGGTCTTCTTTACTTCCAAATTGTGTTTTCTTTTCGACTAGCTCGCTCACTGTAACAGCAATTTCTTCTTCTTGGCTTTTTACAGAGGTTGGCAACCAACGCTGAAGATGGACGGTAGCTGAAATCCCACCTCCACATTCGACCCCGCCCCTCAACCCAATCTACCAGATGTGATTGGGCAGGTTTCACGCTTGTCACGGCGAAACATCCGCTTGAATGAGGCCCGGACACTCACAGGATTTAAAAATATGTGCTTCAAATActaataaatgataataataattaaaattagGGATAAATTTGGGCAGGGGTAGTCCAAATGGTTTAGTGTACTTCTTTCAAGAgcggaaggttccaggttcaaggccaccccctgTCCATTCTACACATAAtgtggggttgtgtcaggaagatcaTCCAGTGTGAAATGTGTGCTGAATTGAAGGGACTTGACTGAGTAGATCAAATGCACACTATtttcatttctctctctctctctctttctgtaacTATAACTCAATCTTTTTTCTGCATTAAGAGCTGTCAAACGTGAAATAGAAGCATTACATTCTACTGCTGCTTTCCTACAATGTCAAATTCAGTCGCTGGCCTGTCTAAAGTGGATATCAAGGACTTAAAATTAATACGAACAACTCACAACAATACTGGAAATGGAGGTGTACTATACCATCATCATGAATTGAAAAGGGTGTTGTCTATTGTGTGTTTCTCAAACTTTGATAGACCAGACACATgatatatcagaatcagaatcgcctttattgtcattgtaatttacattacaACAAGatctgagtgcaactccaaaaggtgcttttccaagGTGCAAGTAATTGTTAGCTAAATAAAAGATAATgacatttaacaaaataaattatttaaatatatgtacaactaaaataaaatgtggataaaaagtaaaatgtaaaatgagaattatgtataactgtggaatgatattgcactggaaaatattgcacatgggtaCAGATATTGCAGAAGAAACTTTGgaaagtgcagattaaagtgatttgttttttgttcagcgcagtgatcgctctgggtagaaagctgtccctgagtgttTGTCCAAGTTTGATTGGcccgagggtagtaggtcaaacaggtggttgctggggtgggatgtgtctttgatgatgctggcagctctgctgaggcagTGAGACCtgcaatgtcctccaggctgggcagagagcagccagtgatcctgtgggccgttttgatcaccctctgcaactctctcctgtctgctgctgatgaCCCCATGTACCACACTGTaatgcagtacatcaggatgctgGTGTTTGAGAGAtaggtcggagagcagtcgtgagtgtaaagggtgaacaggaggggctcaatacacagccttgagggaaccggtgctgagtgtgatggtggaggaaaggtggggccacgtttcacagactgtgggcggttcatgaggaagtccttgatccattgGCAGTTGTggggagatgcccagatgtgtcagtttctggaccaggatctctgggATGATGTGGCTGAAGGCTGAGCtgcagtccaggaagagcatcctcactcccctggtgctccaggtggctcagcgtggTGTGGAGCGCTGTGGTGATAGTGTCCATATAACTGAACTGAACAAAGATACAGACATAGATACCAACTTGAGCAAATAGACAACTGAGACTCCGTAGGTAAACAAGGTGTTGCAATTTTCAGCCATAACAAATGGTCTTATGGATGCCAACCTGATCTTAACCCTGCCAATCTCATGACTCTAAGCATCACACTAACATGCACAGAAAACCAGTGCTACTAACTGTTATTTATCGTCATCCCACATTCACAGTGGAATTTATGAACAAATTTGAGAGCTTCCTTATTATAACATGGACCAGACCAACATGAGCCACCGGTGATTTCAACTGCAATTATCGCAAGCCAAGTACACCAGGCTCGTTGACATGTCAACTGAACAATATAGCATCTTCCGACAACCTGAAACAGATCATCAATGAACCAACTTGTATCGGTGATCGTTCCAGCACCATCGTTAATCTGACATTCACCAATATAAGAGAGCAAATTTTCAAATGGTGTAGCAGTTGTAACCGTAGCTGACCATTTAATGAACTATCTTGTGATACACATGAAGAAGGAACCTGTTCAACAGCACAAATATGCATCATCTAGAAACTACAAACGTATGAACTGTGAGATGCTTTGTGAAGATCTAAAATGGCATGGTCTGTTGAAGAAATCTTTGACGATATTGAAGATATCTGATCCACCTGGAAAAGCATGTTCACCGTGTTCACCAAAACTTTCAATACACACATACTCCTATTAGGAAATTCCGTGCCAAATCTCAAATATGCCTGTGGCTCTCAGAGGATATTGAATGTCTCAAAAACGATCAGAAATGAATATCACTCTCAAGTTATTGACACTCAAGACTCTCATTACTGGCAAATTTATAAGAAATGTGAAATCACATGAACAGTCTCTGCGGCGATGCTAAGAAGAATTACTTTGAAGAGAAAATAAAATCAGCAGGTGACAAATCCAAGGATATGTTGACTGTTCTCAAAAACTTACAACCACAGAAACCCAACAGTGACATCAGTGGGCTCAAGATCGGTGACAGAATAATAACAACAGCTGAAAAATGGAATATGAATATAAACTCTTTCTTTGTGAATTGTTAAATCACTGGCTGACAAAATTACATCCTCATGTGACTTCAGTATATTCCTTCAGAAAGTAAAATCTCCATCCAACAGATTCTCCTTCAGTATTACAGTATAACAGATGCTGAAGTTCTCAATCTTCTTTCCAACCTGCACTATCAAAGTTACAGGACTAGATAACATTCTAGCCAGAATTCtgaaaatgacaacatgaaaaaagtttttttttttttttttttttttgcagatttattaaaaataacaaatcacgcgtacataagtattcacaccttttgctcaatactttgttgatgcacctttggcagcaattacagcctcaagtcttcttgaatgtgatgccacaaacttTGCGCACCTTTCTTTGGataattttgcccattcctctttgcagcacctctcaagctccatcaggttggatggggagcatcagtgcacagccattttcagttctctccagagatgttcaatcggattcaggtttgggctctggctgggccactcaaggacactgACAGAGTTGTcttggagccactcctttgatatcttggctgtgtgcttagggtcattgtcctgctgaaagatgaaccgtcaccccagtctgaggtcaaaagcgcaCTGGAGCAAGTTTACATCcagcatgtctctgtacattgctggattcatctttccctcaatcctgactagtctcccagttcctgctgctaaacaacatccccacagcatgatgctgccaccaccatgcttcactgtagggttggtgcctggtttccttcaaatgtgacatctggcattcacgccaaataaTTCAATCTTTactcatcagaacagagaatttcatttctcatggtctgagagccaTTCGGGTGCCCTTTAGCAAACGCTGGGTGGGCTGCCATGcagtttactaaggagtggcttctgtctggcactctaccatacaggcctgattggtggattgctgcagagatgcagCCATCTCTGTGTAGGGTTCATCTCTGCAGGGTGACCATCAAATTCTTGGTCAGctccatgactaaggcccttctcccctgattgctcagtttagacgggtggccacctCTAGGAAAactcctgatggatctgaacttgttccatttacaatgatggaggccactgtgctcattgggaccttcaaagcagcagaaatgttctgtacccttccccagatttgtgcctcgagacaatcctgtcttggaggtctacagacaattcctttgacttcatacttggtttctgctctgatatgcactgtcaactgtgggaccttatatgtagacaggtgtgtgcttttccaaatcatgtccaatcaactgaatttatcccaggtggactccaattaaactgtagaaatgtctcaaggatgatcagtggaaacaggatgcacctcaattttgagcttcatggcaaaggctgtgaatacttatgcacatgtgatttcttagtttatttttaatctgAAAGACTGCACTTTCTCTGGAGGTTAAAGAGTGCCCATCTGAGCCCAGCTGTCCTCATCTCCTTATGTAGAGGAATAATAGAGAGTGTTCTAACCAGTAGTATCTGTCTGTGGCATGACAGTAGCagccttgcagacaggaaggcactggggagggCTGTGAGGGCAGCACAGAAGATTATTCAGGCtaggctgccaaccattggtgaactggcagaacagcgctGCTGGTCCAGGGCaaggataatcagggacacttcCCATCCCTTTAACAAAACATTTTCTctcctgccctcaggtagacGGTACCGTagcagattcagggacagcttttacccaactgccataaaacagttaaatacaaatcaatagaaagaactgtgcaataCAGAACAGACGCGGTTTTTGATGTGGGCGAAGCGGGCAGCTGCCCGGGGTGCATTTTTTCGACACACAGGGAATTGAGCTgcattcacattactagctgaagtgacttgaataattaattgtattgtaTGTTACAGTATATTCagtttaatatttaaacaaccGAGGTATGTTGTTTACAGAACTAGATtaggtgagagtgtgaatgtgccaaatcaaattatttgatttgAGATTTGAGCTCCTTACTGTTTTATGAGCCTTCTGAACATCTCAagttcgtctcacaaactgtctgcccttggatccaaaaagaacaattttactctcatcagtccacaaaatattcctccatttctctttaggccagttgatgtgtgttcggcaaattgcaacctcttctgcacgtcttttatttaacagggactttgcgggagattcttgcaaataaattagcttcacacaggcgtcttctaactgtcacagcacttacaggtaactccagactgtctttgatcatcctggagctgatcaatgggtgagcctttgccattctagttattcttctatccattttgatggttttccattttcttccacgcatcttttttttttttttttttttgtccattttaaagcattggagatcgttgtagatgaacagcctataattttttgcacctgcgtataagttttcccctctccaatcaactttttaatcaaactacgctgttcttctgaacaatgtcttgaacgtcccattttcctcaggctttcaaagagaaaagcatgttcaacaggtgctggcttcatccttacatagggacacctgattcacacctatttgttccacaaaattgacaaactcactgactgaatgccacactactattattgtgaacaccccttttctacttttcttactaatagcccaatttcatagccttaagagtgtgcatatcatgaatgcttggtcttgttggatttgtgagaatctactgaatctactggtactgtgtttcccatgtaacagtaagaaatatactcaaaacctggattaaactttttagtcacatagcactactattattctgaacactactgtatgtggtcaGGATATTGGGTTTGCCTGATGCATGTGGACAACAGTGTAGCATATGGGTCGGGGCTGGGGTGGTGGGCGAGTGGGTAGCGCGTATGGTTTTGGTGCgggaggttcctggttcaaaccccacccctgctacacaTCAGCATTTTATGTGGAGGTGTGTCGGGGGGCACCCAGCGGCAGTATTGCGACAGGATGGACATGCAGGGTGACATTGGATCCGCTGTGTCATCCCCAAGACCAAACAAGGGGCAGCCGAGGGACTTTGGTGCAAGAATATGTGTGGATATATTACTTTTGTGATctaattcaccccgatgtcatgcAGGTATGTTGTCCATGTATTTGTCACCCAGTTATTGACTGATAGTGGATCTATCTCACCCATATCATTATTGGTTATGTGTCCGTTTCATCTAGTATGTCGGTATATATCAGGCGGGCTTTTATACTGTGGTGGAGACGTTTCCGCCGCCATCCGGGACACCTGGGACATTCGTGTCGCATTCTGGGTACATTCCTGTTATTTGGGATGCATTCCCTTTGGGTCCTACATATTTGGCGCACATTCCAGGGGCGTTCTGTCCGCCTTTGAGGTGCATTCGTACAGCATTCGGGGCACCTTCCGAGCGGCTCTTGGGTGTTATTTGGCCTGCATTCAGGCCTCTTGTCCTACAGCATCCGGGatgcattctgcatattcctgctggATTCTGCTGGCATTGTGGGGATTCGTACTGTGTTCTGGCTGCATGCATTCTTCACTCTGGGTATTCGTGCTGTTTTTCGGCTGCATTCGGGTGCTGCAGCACATGGAATGTGTGCGAATCATTCGAGGTGGCTTCTGCCCACATTCTGGATATTTGGCATTCGTACACAGCTGTCGGAATATCTGTCTCTCCCAAATGTGTCTCGAAGCTTGGCCTTTTTCCCCATTCTAGCTGATTCGTCTGGACTCTTGCTCATTCATATTAAGTGCAATGGGGCCTTTATTAATGTCTGTTGGTTTGCTCCATTGATTCATTTATTGATGGCAAAATCAGCTGCTGTTGTTACAGTCCGGTAAAGTGAGTAGAAATGCTTAcatttttgggtttgtgatttcaCTTACTATTTTATATTGTTGCGCTGTTTTTTATTCTCTGCAATGGAGAGCGTGAGCAGTCTTGGATCATAATTTGTGATATGGTGTTGCAGATTGAAGATGATGCGTACCAGGAGGACCTGGGCTTTAGTTTGGGTCAGCTGGGGAAGAGTGGCAGCGGGCGTGTCAGGCAGGCTCAGGTCAACGAGGCCACCAAAGCCAGGATCTCTAAATCTCTCAAGGTAAACACATTAATGGTGGACATTTCCTCTATCACACTGCTGAGGAATCACTTGTCTCTTTATCATCTTATGCTgtgtttctcacaacagaggactTTACAGAAGCAGAGCATGACGTCGGGGGCAAGTCCACCGTCAGAGACCGCTCCTCGGGAACCAGCTCCAGTGTGGCCTTCACTCCTCTACAGGTAAAAATGTGTACTTTTTCTGAATGTCCTCTGTATGTGGCAGAGTATTCAGctgacagtttttatttttttaatctacaGGGGTTGGAGATTGTAAACCCACAGGCTGCAGAGAAAAAAGTGGCTGAAGCCACCAGACAATATTTCTCTAACATGGCAGGTCCTCAAAGTCAAAAAGGAAGCAAAGATGTGAGCAGCTCACATTTGTCATACTTTCaggttgtagtttttttttttttttttttttccttttctcattttaATAAAGCATGATGTACTTGTTTCATGTAGCATTCTGTCACCGGGGGGCGGGGGGTGTAATACTACAGCTTGATGGAGCAACATAAAAGCTATTTTTGTTACTCAATCATTAATTGTAGGTGGAGAGCCTAAAACCCGGAAACATTCAGGAGACTGAAACATTACTTCATCTTTT
The Thalassophryne amazonica chromosome 7, fThaAma1.1, whole genome shotgun sequence genome window above contains:
- the LOC117514304 gene encoding U4/U6 small nuclear ribonucleoprotein Prp31-like; this encodes MVLQIEDDAYQEDLGFSLGQLGKSGSGRVRQAQVNEATKARISKSLKRTLQKQSMTSGASPPSETAPREPAPVWPSLLYRGWRL